A genomic segment from Luteolibacter ambystomatis encodes:
- a CDS encoding family 78 glycoside hydrolase catalytic domain, producing MHRSLLISFVLSSSIFALERSPVIEVTDKPLKVEDLGGGRFFVDFGKETFGNIRITPGNVPTGTKARVHLGEQLAAPRSIQRKPGPSIRYQTQELALSSNTAASPSLKWAPPDWMKEGWLELPKGAQQIMPFRYVELEGMPPSFKAEQIQRVSVQIPFDENAAAFSSSDTHLNAVWNLCKHSVKATSFLGLYVDGDRERKPYEADALINQLSHYCLDARYDTGRLTHEYLLEKPTWPTEWRLQSVILAWHDYLWSGDDTSLKKHYNELVGRAMTRQRTPEGLFRGWNKGDIRDIVDWPTVERDGYDMNPEVKTVVTAFHYRAVVLLAIIAEHLGKREDAARFKGMAEVTYKAVNESLWDEAKGCYMDGLDPATQDRSGHASSHANFFPLALGLVPADRVPKVAAFLKSRGMVCSVYGAQFLLEALFDAGESETALSMMTSDKMRSWRNMSEKVGATITMEAWDPSLKPNLDWNHAWATAPANIIPRKLMGIEPIEPGFKRFSVKPQTSRLKNAKVKLPTPKGPILLEVSGTTAADWKAKLVVPAGTVAEFTCPFAGQPVATGSANKTPSRVLRQDKNRSVIGLPPGTWELSVK from the coding sequence ATGCACCGCTCCCTGCTCATTTCCTTCGTGCTTTCATCATCCATCTTCGCCCTGGAGCGCAGTCCGGTGATCGAGGTAACAGACAAGCCGCTGAAGGTGGAGGACCTTGGCGGTGGACGGTTCTTCGTGGACTTCGGCAAGGAAACCTTCGGCAACATCCGCATCACACCGGGCAATGTCCCCACCGGAACGAAGGCGCGCGTTCACCTGGGTGAGCAACTCGCCGCCCCCCGATCGATCCAGCGCAAGCCGGGACCATCCATCCGCTATCAGACACAGGAGCTGGCGCTTTCATCCAATACCGCCGCATCGCCCTCATTGAAATGGGCTCCACCGGACTGGATGAAGGAAGGCTGGCTGGAGCTTCCGAAAGGCGCACAGCAAATCATGCCATTCCGTTACGTCGAGTTGGAAGGCATGCCTCCATCGTTCAAGGCGGAGCAGATCCAGCGCGTCTCGGTGCAGATCCCCTTCGATGAGAATGCCGCCGCATTCTCATCCTCGGACACCCATCTCAATGCCGTCTGGAATCTCTGCAAGCACAGCGTGAAGGCCACCAGCTTCCTGGGTCTGTATGTGGATGGCGATCGCGAGCGCAAGCCCTACGAGGCGGATGCGCTGATCAACCAGCTCTCCCACTATTGCCTGGATGCGCGCTACGATACCGGCCGGCTCACGCATGAGTATCTCCTGGAAAAACCCACCTGGCCCACCGAGTGGCGGCTGCAATCCGTGATCCTCGCCTGGCACGACTACCTTTGGTCCGGTGACGACACCTCGCTGAAGAAGCATTACAACGAACTGGTCGGCCGGGCGATGACACGGCAAAGAACACCCGAAGGCTTGTTCCGTGGATGGAATAAGGGCGACATCCGTGACATCGTCGATTGGCCCACGGTCGAACGCGATGGCTACGACATGAACCCGGAGGTGAAGACCGTGGTCACCGCCTTCCATTACCGCGCGGTCGTGCTGCTGGCGATCATTGCCGAGCATCTCGGCAAGCGAGAGGATGCCGCCCGTTTCAAAGGCATGGCGGAGGTGACCTATAAGGCTGTGAACGAATCGCTCTGGGATGAGGCGAAGGGCTGCTATATGGATGGGCTCGATCCCGCGACGCAGGACCGCAGCGGACATGCTTCTTCCCACGCGAATTTCTTTCCCCTCGCTCTCGGCCTTGTGCCCGCGGACCGCGTTCCGAAGGTGGCCGCGTTTCTCAAGTCACGCGGCATGGTGTGCAGCGTCTATGGCGCGCAGTTCCTGCTGGAGGCACTCTTCGATGCAGGCGAATCGGAAACCGCGCTCTCGATGATGACCTCGGATAAGATGCGGTCCTGGCGGAACATGAGCGAAAAGGTCGGTGCCACCATCACCATGGAAGCCTGGGATCCGAGCCTGAAGCCGAACCTCGATTGGAACCACGCGTGGGCCACGGCTCCGGCCAACATCATTCCGCGAAAGCTGATGGGCATCGAACCCATCGAGCCGGGATTCAAACGGTTCAGCGTGAAACCGCAAACCTCCAGATTGAAAAATGCGAAGGTGAAGCTGCCCACGCCCAAGGGCCCGATCCTGCTCGAAGTCTCCGGCACCACGGCGGCGGATTGGAAAGCGAAGCTGGTAGTGCCCGCAGGCACGGTCGCCGAGTTTACGTGTCCCTTCGCGGGTCAACCCGTCGCCACCGGCTCCGCGAACAAAACGCCGTCCCGAGTGCTGCGCCAGGACAAGAACCGCTCGGTGATCGGATTGCCTCCTGGAACGTGGGAGCTATCCGTGAAGTGA
- the pyrH gene encoding UMP kinase, whose amino-acid sequence MSATSQSPVQFKRAILKLSGEALREPGSTDNISPEIVARIAAEIRDAVKGGLQLGVVVGGGNFWRGASASARGMDRATADYVGMLATVMNALAVQSALEHEGVRCIVQSAIEMQNVAEPFIRRKAERHLEEGFVVIFAAGTGNPFFSTDTTAALRASEMRADVIFKATMVDGVYDSDPKKNPDAKRYETVSFQECLSKQLKVMDATAFSLCMDNHIPIIVFDMAPNGNVTRALNGERIGTVVNGG is encoded by the coding sequence ATGAGCGCAACCAGCCAATCTCCCGTCCAATTCAAGCGTGCCATTCTGAAATTGAGCGGTGAGGCCCTGCGCGAACCGGGCTCCACGGACAACATCTCGCCGGAGATCGTCGCCCGCATCGCCGCGGAGATCCGTGATGCGGTGAAGGGTGGCCTCCAGCTCGGCGTGGTGGTCGGTGGCGGCAACTTCTGGCGCGGTGCCTCCGCGTCCGCCCGTGGCATGGACCGCGCGACCGCGGACTACGTGGGCATGCTCGCCACCGTGATGAACGCGCTGGCCGTGCAGAGCGCGCTGGAGCACGAGGGCGTCCGCTGCATCGTCCAGTCCGCCATTGAGATGCAGAACGTGGCCGAGCCCTTCATCCGCCGCAAGGCCGAGCGCCATCTGGAGGAGGGCTTCGTGGTCATCTTCGCCGCCGGCACGGGCAATCCCTTCTTCTCCACCGATACCACCGCCGCCCTGCGCGCCAGCGAGATGCGCGCCGATGTGATTTTCAAGGCGACCATGGTGGACGGCGTCTACGATTCCGATCCGAAGAAGAATCCGGACGCGAAGCGCTACGAAACCGTCTCGTTCCAGGAGTGCCTGTCCAAGCAGCTCAAGGTGATGGATGCCACCGCCTTCAGCCTGTGCATGGACAACCACATCCCGATCATCGTCTTCGACATGGCACCGAATGGCAACGTGACCCGCGCTTTGAATGGCGAGCGCATCGGCACCGTGGTCAACGGCGGCTGA
- a CDS encoding AraC family transcriptional regulator, which yields MHRSPSVSASSHHYLPIPDELLHSGMYVTSVGCSTVAPGEAYPVSRHPSLYHFSWDEGRTLPEFSLLFVAKGAGVLETHEAGRMPLRAGNVLLVFPGVWHRYRPDASTGWFEKWVHFNGAFAHTLVEQKLITPENPVLEPADPDAVGRSLDRLLGAVDKEPAVNSLRLSLLAMGALGLALGTDSAPLPTTSRRRKSKGGDPMVEAAIDYVWTRSHKVLSVPDVAAELGVTRRTLERRMMAATGHSVLDEIIRCRFSRAERLLRETELPVRTVVDLAGFGSTENIRQVFVKRVGMSPAAYRARYRQRPEEDGEEG from the coding sequence ATGCACCGCTCTCCATCGGTCTCCGCCAGCAGTCATCATTACCTCCCGATTCCGGACGAGCTGCTCCACAGCGGCATGTACGTGACCAGCGTGGGATGCTCGACCGTGGCTCCCGGAGAGGCGTATCCCGTGAGCAGGCATCCTTCCCTGTATCATTTCTCCTGGGACGAGGGCCGTACGCTGCCGGAATTCTCGTTGCTTTTCGTTGCCAAAGGCGCGGGAGTGCTGGAGACACACGAGGCCGGGCGCATGCCCTTGCGGGCTGGAAACGTGCTGCTGGTGTTCCCTGGTGTCTGGCACCGCTACCGGCCGGATGCCTCCACGGGATGGTTCGAGAAGTGGGTGCATTTCAATGGAGCCTTCGCCCACACGCTGGTGGAGCAGAAGCTCATCACACCCGAGAATCCCGTGCTTGAACCCGCGGATCCCGATGCTGTCGGAAGAAGCTTGGATCGCTTGCTGGGAGCGGTGGACAAGGAACCTGCCGTGAATTCGTTAAGGCTTTCATTGCTCGCGATGGGGGCGCTCGGTCTGGCATTGGGAACGGACTCCGCACCGCTGCCGACCACCTCACGGCGGAGAAAAAGCAAGGGTGGCGATCCGATGGTCGAGGCGGCCATCGACTATGTGTGGACACGCAGTCACAAGGTGCTCTCGGTGCCGGATGTGGCGGCGGAACTGGGAGTCACCCGCCGCACGCTTGAACGCCGGATGATGGCGGCCACGGGACACAGTGTGCTGGATGAGATCATCCGTTGCCGGTTTTCCCGGGCGGAACGATTGCTCCGCGAGACGGAACTGCCGGTGCGCACCGTGGTGGATCTGGCTGGATTCGGCAGCACGGAAAACATCCGCCAGGTATTCGTGAAGCGGGTTGGCATGTCTCCCGCAGCTTATCGCGCAAGATACCGGCAGAGACCGGAAGAAGATGGCGAGGAAGGATGA
- the rplI gene encoding 50S ribosomal protein L9, producing the protein MANAQVILREKIEGLGSEADVVKVRAGYARNFLVPQGKAYEANKSNLRHVENLKAARAQREAAELGEAQELANKISKVKPKFTLSTGQGGKAFGSVTNIDIHKELEAAGIKIDRHAIELEKPVKKSGKTEVTVRVHPQVTATLTITVEAGEEEEAAEA; encoded by the coding sequence ATGGCCAACGCTCAAGTCATTCTCCGCGAAAAAATCGAAGGCCTCGGCAGCGAAGCCGATGTCGTCAAGGTGCGTGCCGGTTACGCCCGCAACTTCCTCGTTCCCCAAGGCAAGGCCTACGAAGCGAACAAGTCGAATCTCCGCCACGTGGAGAACCTGAAGGCCGCCCGCGCCCAGCGCGAAGCCGCCGAGCTGGGCGAAGCGCAGGAGCTCGCCAACAAGATCTCCAAGGTGAAGCCGAAGTTCACCCTTTCCACCGGTCAAGGCGGCAAGGCGTTCGGTTCCGTCACCAACATCGACATCCACAAGGAACTCGAAGCCGCAGGCATCAAGATCGACCGCCACGCGATCGAGCTCGAGAAGCCGGTCAAGAAGTCCGGCAAGACCGAGGTGACCGTCCGCGTGCACCCGCAGGTCACCGCCACCCTCACCATCACGGTCGAGGCCGGCGAAGAGGAAGAAGCTGCCGAAGCTTGA
- a CDS encoding DUF2264 domain-containing protein — translation MRRPLLFLLFFPLITPLRAQQTGPQDRIYTVKALDRIARPVLSALAAGELKKALPLGPGEEDRRKFTHLEAFGRTMVGIAPWLALGPDNTPEGKLRADYIAMSRKALINATDSASPDHLDFTTPSQPLVDTAFLALALLRAPDQLWKPLTPAQQANVIAALKETRKIKPGESNWLLFSASVEAAIWHFTGECEMRPITYALEKHQQWYLGDGTYGDGPQFHWDYYNSYVIQPALIAVLEVCKEKSDPNAKLLPATIGRAQRYAEVQERMVSPEGTYPVIGRSSSYRFGAFQVLSLMALRHELPKEVSPAAARGALTAVIRRTLEAPGTFDAKGWLRAGAVGYQPGIRDGYVSTGSLYMCTAGLLHLGLPANDPFWTAPAEPWTQKRIWAGQDIPGDHHYADPKER, via the coding sequence ATGCGTCGTCCGCTCCTCTTCCTCCTGTTTTTCCCCCTGATCACCCCTCTCCGCGCCCAGCAAACCGGCCCGCAGGACCGGATTTACACGGTGAAGGCTCTGGACCGTATCGCCAGGCCGGTCCTGTCCGCGCTGGCGGCCGGTGAGTTGAAAAAAGCCCTGCCGCTCGGCCCCGGCGAGGAGGACCGGCGGAAGTTCACTCATCTGGAGGCTTTCGGGCGGACGATGGTCGGCATCGCGCCGTGGCTGGCCCTGGGGCCGGACAACACGCCGGAGGGTAAACTTCGCGCGGATTACATCGCCATGTCCCGGAAGGCGCTGATCAATGCCACTGATTCCGCCTCGCCCGATCACCTCGATTTCACCACACCCAGCCAACCGCTGGTGGACACCGCCTTCCTGGCCCTCGCGCTGCTGCGCGCGCCGGACCAGCTCTGGAAGCCGCTCACCCCCGCCCAACAGGCCAATGTGATCGCCGCGCTCAAGGAGACGCGGAAGATCAAACCCGGCGAGAGCAACTGGCTGCTGTTCTCGGCATCGGTCGAGGCGGCGATCTGGCACTTCACCGGCGAATGCGAGATGCGCCCGATCACCTATGCGCTGGAGAAACACCAGCAGTGGTATCTGGGCGACGGCACCTACGGCGATGGACCGCAGTTCCACTGGGACTATTACAACAGCTACGTCATTCAGCCTGCGCTGATCGCCGTGCTGGAGGTCTGCAAGGAGAAGAGCGATCCGAACGCCAAGCTGCTGCCCGCCACCATCGGTCGTGCCCAACGCTACGCGGAGGTGCAGGAGCGGATGGTTTCCCCGGAGGGTACCTATCCGGTGATCGGCCGCTCCAGCTCCTATCGTTTCGGGGCCTTCCAGGTCCTGTCCCTGATGGCGCTGCGCCACGAGCTTCCCAAGGAAGTCTCTCCCGCCGCCGCCCGTGGTGCCCTCACCGCCGTAATCCGCCGGACCTTGGAAGCTCCCGGCACCTTCGATGCCAAGGGTTGGCTGCGTGCCGGGGCGGTCGGCTATCAGCCCGGCATCCGGGACGGCTACGTCTCCACCGGCAGTCTCTACATGTGCACCGCCGGGCTGCTCCACCTCGGTCTGCCCGCGAACGATCCCTTCTGGACCGCGCCTGCGGAGCCATGGACGCAAAAGCGAATCTGGGCCGGGCAGGACATCCCAGGCGATCACCACTACGCGGATCCGAAGGAGAGGTAG
- the frr gene encoding ribosome recycling factor, translating into MSAEDTLLETDDAMQKAVEYLLHEFSAVRTGKATPALIENIDVFVRAYNSVMKLKGLAIITTPDARMLEVKAFDPSTTQDIERAIRESKLGLNPAAAGSSLRIPIPELSEERRRDMVKLVKQLAEEAKVRIRAARKEGIDSGKKLKASNLLTEDGQKDLEEEIQEYTNKYVKEIDSHTAHKEAELMKV; encoded by the coding sequence ATGAGCGCTGAAGACACCTTGCTTGAAACCGACGATGCCATGCAGAAGGCCGTCGAGTATCTCCTCCACGAATTCTCCGCCGTCCGCACCGGCAAGGCCACCCCTGCCCTGATCGAGAACATCGACGTGTTCGTACGCGCCTACAACAGCGTGATGAAGCTCAAGGGCCTCGCCATCATCACCACGCCGGATGCCCGCATGCTGGAAGTGAAGGCTTTCGATCCCTCCACCACGCAGGACATCGAGCGCGCGATCCGCGAGTCCAAGCTGGGCCTCAATCCCGCCGCCGCCGGTTCCTCGCTGCGCATCCCGATCCCGGAACTGTCCGAGGAACGCCGCCGCGACATGGTGAAGCTGGTGAAGCAGCTCGCCGAGGAAGCCAAGGTCCGCATCCGTGCCGCGCGCAAGGAAGGCATCGACTCCGGCAAGAAACTCAAGGCGAGCAACCTCCTCACCGAGGATGGCCAGAAGGATCTCGAAGAGGAGATCCAGGAATACACCAACAAGTACGTGAAGGAGATCGACTCCCACACCGCCCACAAGGAAGCGGAGCTGATGAAAGTCTGA
- the rhaT gene encoding L-rhamnose/proton symporter RhaT, which translates to MNPLIGVVYHWLGGLASASFYIPYRGVKSWSWETYWLVGGFFSWIIAPMGLASLLVPDLWSVIAAAPSKVLWLAYFFGLMWGIGGLTFGLTMRYLGIALGMAVALGFCAAFGTLVPPMFEDGKFAELLAHASGRTILAGVAACLAGIGVSGMAGMSKERELSPEQKAATVKEFNFGKGMLVATFSGIMSSCFAFGLAAGKPIGELAKASLLTHGGSDLWQNLPVLVVVLWGGFTTNFIWCVILNLKNRSGAEYLNLRRTAVAEVSAAEGVMLSNAAEETSVRDSSAASHGGQAGPSTHTGPAPLLRNYFFSAIAGVTWYLQFFFYSMGETKMGKYGFSSWTLHMASIIIFSTLWGIMLKEWKGTSKRTHLLIGLGLAVLVGSTMIVGWGNYLGAQSAGH; encoded by the coding sequence ATGAATCCTCTGATCGGTGTCGTTTACCACTGGCTCGGCGGCCTTGCGTCCGCGAGTTTCTACATCCCTTACCGGGGCGTGAAGAGCTGGTCGTGGGAGACCTACTGGCTGGTGGGGGGCTTCTTCAGCTGGATCATCGCGCCGATGGGGCTGGCCTCGCTCCTGGTTCCGGACTTGTGGTCTGTGATCGCCGCGGCTCCTTCCAAGGTCCTGTGGCTGGCGTATTTCTTCGGACTGATGTGGGGCATCGGCGGCCTGACCTTCGGCCTGACCATGCGCTATCTCGGCATCGCACTGGGCATGGCGGTGGCACTCGGATTCTGCGCGGCCTTCGGCACGCTGGTGCCGCCGATGTTCGAGGATGGCAAGTTCGCGGAACTGCTGGCCCACGCCTCCGGACGCACTATTCTCGCCGGGGTGGCGGCCTGTCTCGCGGGCATCGGAGTCAGCGGCATGGCAGGTATGTCGAAGGAGAGAGAACTGTCTCCCGAACAAAAGGCGGCCACGGTGAAGGAGTTCAATTTCGGCAAGGGCATGCTCGTCGCCACCTTCTCCGGCATCATGAGCTCCTGCTTCGCCTTCGGCCTGGCCGCAGGCAAACCGATCGGCGAACTGGCCAAGGCCTCGCTGCTCACGCATGGTGGGAGTGATCTCTGGCAGAATCTCCCGGTGCTGGTGGTGGTTCTATGGGGCGGCTTCACCACCAACTTCATCTGGTGCGTGATCCTGAACCTGAAGAACCGCTCCGGTGCGGAATACTTGAACCTGCGCCGAACCGCAGTGGCCGAGGTGAGCGCCGCCGAAGGCGTGATGCTCTCGAATGCGGCGGAGGAAACGTCCGTTCGTGATTCCTCGGCGGCCTCCCACGGTGGCCAGGCCGGTCCATCAACCCACACCGGTCCCGCACCGCTGCTGCGGAACTACTTCTTCTCCGCCATTGCCGGGGTGACATGGTACTTGCAGTTCTTCTTCTACAGCATGGGTGAGACGAAGATGGGCAAGTACGGCTTCTCCAGTTGGACGCTGCACATGGCCAGCATCATCATCTTCAGTACGCTGTGGGGCATCATGCTCAAGGAGTGGAAGGGGACGAGCAAGCGGACCCATCTGCTCATCGGCCTGGGTCTCGCAGTGCTGGTCGGCTCCACCATGATCGTCGGCTGGGGCAATTACCTCGGTGCCCAATCGGCGGGCCACTGA
- a CDS encoding phosphoribosylformylglycinamidine synthase: MNRIFVEKKTEFNAEARTLLHDLRESLSLDELESIRVIQRYDIDGLTDSEFATAARQILSEPQVDVVSPALALADDETAFAVEFLPGQFDQRADSAAQCVQILTGGERPLVASAKVIVLQGDIADDDLAKIKSFVINAVDSHEASLETPETLQPKINVPADVAVLTSFTSKTAEELAAFRKELGLAMSEADIAFCQTYFRDEEKRDPSLTEIKMLDTYWSDHCRHTTFLTRIDEATFDEGASVVERAWQSYFASREKVYGPASTRAVTLMDIALMGMKELRKSGELDNLEVSEEVNAASIVVPVEIDGVEEEWLVMFKNETHNHPTEIEPFGGAATCLGGAIRDPLSGRSFVYQAMRVTGAADPLTPFADTLPGKLPQKKICQVAAHGYSSYGNQIGLATGQVAEVYHPGYVAKRMEIGAVVSAAPRSQVFRGSPAPGDAILLIGGRTGRDGVGGATGSSKEHTDTALENSAEVQKGDAPTERKIQRLFRNAELTKKIKICNDFGAGGVSVAIGEIAPSLDINLDAVPKKYDGLDGTELAISESQERMAVCVDPSEVAYFIAEADKENLECVQVAIVGDHGRLRMTWRGKTIVDLSRAFLDTNGVQQSAKVHVNAPQGVFDDAVPRFTTIQDALADLNACSQKGLGERFDSSVGAATVLWPFGGKHQLTPPDAMAAKLPLIHGESDTATFMSWGFNPHLSSWSPFHGAVYAVTESVCKAVAAGARLSDIRLTLQEYFPKLGNDATRWGLPFAALLGAFHAQNKLRLAAIGGKDSMSGSFNELDVPPTLVSFALAPGKASRALSPEFKEIGSTVSLVEIPRDADNLPDFEKLKAVAELLHTLNADGKILSLHAPGHAGLAVALAKMAFGNRIGFAGTVEDVLRERFISFLIEHREPLPAELEAQEIGRTTEAAALALPGESYPLDELLSAWTGTLEPIYTTAREPAHPEVETFFSAARPAAVHSVHSAAKPKVFIPAFPGTNSEYDSARAFNQAGGDSEILVFRNLTSRHVEESLKAFADKIRESNILMFPGGFSAGDEPDGSGKFIATVLRNPRVADAVMDLIKNRDGLILGVCNGFQAIIKTGLVPYGEIRDLEADAPTLTFNDIGRHISCYVHTRISSTLSPWLANTQVGDLHTIPVSHGEGKFLATPEVIAALAKNGQIATQYCDEHGNPSMDITVTPNGSMYAIEGITSPCGRVFGKMGHTERRGIEVARNIPGDKHQPLFKAGVAYFA; this comes from the coding sequence ATGAACCGCATTTTTGTCGAAAAGAAGACCGAATTCAACGCCGAGGCCCGCACCCTGTTGCACGACCTGCGTGAATCGCTCTCCCTGGATGAGCTTGAAAGCATCCGCGTCATCCAGCGCTACGACATCGATGGGCTCACGGACTCAGAATTTGCCACCGCCGCCCGCCAAATCCTGTCCGAACCACAGGTGGACGTGGTCTCCCCCGCCCTCGCTCTGGCGGACGACGAGACCGCTTTCGCCGTGGAGTTCCTTCCCGGCCAGTTCGACCAGCGCGCCGACTCCGCCGCCCAGTGCGTGCAGATCCTGACCGGCGGCGAACGCCCGCTGGTGGCCTCCGCCAAGGTGATCGTGCTGCAGGGCGACATCGCCGATGACGATCTGGCCAAGATCAAGAGCTTCGTCATCAATGCCGTCGACTCCCACGAGGCCTCGCTGGAAACTCCGGAAACGCTCCAGCCGAAGATCAACGTCCCGGCCGATGTGGCGGTGCTCACCAGCTTCACCTCGAAAACCGCCGAAGAGCTCGCCGCCTTCCGCAAGGAGCTCGGCCTCGCCATGTCCGAGGCGGACATCGCCTTCTGCCAGACCTATTTCCGCGACGAAGAGAAGCGCGACCCGAGCCTGACGGAGATCAAGATGTTGGACACCTACTGGTCCGACCACTGCCGCCACACCACCTTCCTCACCCGCATCGATGAAGCGACCTTCGATGAAGGCGCGTCCGTGGTCGAGCGTGCGTGGCAGAGCTACTTCGCCAGCCGCGAAAAAGTCTACGGACCCGCCTCCACCCGTGCCGTCACGCTGATGGACATCGCGCTGATGGGGATGAAGGAACTGCGGAAGTCCGGTGAACTGGACAACCTGGAAGTCTCCGAGGAAGTCAATGCCGCCTCCATCGTCGTGCCCGTCGAGATCGACGGCGTGGAAGAGGAGTGGCTGGTGATGTTCAAGAACGAGACCCACAACCACCCGACCGAGATCGAGCCCTTCGGCGGTGCCGCGACCTGCCTCGGCGGCGCGATCCGCGATCCTCTCTCCGGCCGCTCGTTCGTCTACCAGGCCATGCGCGTGACCGGCGCTGCCGATCCGCTCACCCCTTTCGCCGACACGCTGCCGGGCAAACTGCCGCAGAAGAAGATCTGCCAAGTGGCCGCGCACGGCTACTCATCCTACGGCAACCAGATCGGCCTCGCAACCGGCCAGGTGGCGGAGGTTTACCATCCCGGCTACGTGGCGAAGCGCATGGAAATCGGCGCCGTCGTTTCCGCCGCTCCACGCTCGCAGGTCTTCCGCGGTTCCCCTGCTCCGGGCGATGCCATCCTCCTCATCGGCGGCCGCACCGGACGCGATGGTGTGGGCGGTGCCACCGGTTCCTCGAAGGAGCACACCGACACGGCGCTGGAAAATTCCGCCGAGGTCCAGAAGGGCGATGCCCCAACCGAGCGGAAGATCCAGCGCCTGTTCCGCAACGCCGAGCTTACGAAGAAGATCAAGATCTGCAACGACTTCGGTGCCGGTGGTGTCTCCGTGGCGATCGGTGAAATCGCGCCGTCGCTCGACATCAATCTCGATGCCGTGCCGAAGAAGTATGACGGCCTCGATGGCACCGAACTCGCGATTTCCGAATCGCAGGAGCGCATGGCCGTCTGCGTCGATCCGTCCGAAGTCGCCTACTTCATCGCCGAGGCGGACAAGGAGAACCTCGAGTGCGTGCAGGTCGCCATCGTCGGCGATCACGGTCGCCTGCGCATGACCTGGCGCGGCAAGACCATCGTCGATCTGTCCCGCGCTTTCCTCGATACCAACGGCGTCCAGCAAAGCGCGAAGGTACATGTGAACGCGCCGCAGGGTGTGTTCGATGACGCCGTGCCGCGTTTCACCACAATCCAGGACGCACTGGCCGACCTCAATGCCTGCTCGCAGAAGGGCCTCGGCGAGCGCTTCGACTCGTCCGTCGGCGCGGCCACCGTGCTATGGCCGTTCGGCGGCAAGCACCAGCTCACCCCGCCGGACGCTATGGCCGCGAAGCTGCCGCTGATCCATGGCGAGAGCGATACCGCCACCTTCATGAGCTGGGGCTTCAATCCCCACCTCTCCTCGTGGTCGCCCTTCCATGGCGCGGTCTATGCCGTGACCGAATCCGTCTGCAAGGCGGTGGCCGCGGGTGCGCGCCTGTCCGATATCCGCCTGACGCTTCAGGAGTACTTCCCGAAGCTCGGCAACGACGCCACCCGCTGGGGCCTGCCTTTCGCCGCGCTGCTCGGTGCCTTCCACGCGCAGAACAAGCTGCGTCTGGCCGCGATCGGCGGAAAGGACTCGATGTCCGGTTCCTTCAACGAGCTCGACGTTCCACCGACGCTGGTGTCCTTCGCGCTCGCGCCGGGCAAGGCCAGCCGCGCGCTGTCGCCTGAGTTCAAGGAGATCGGATCTACGGTATCCCTCGTAGAAATCCCGCGCGATGCCGACAACCTGCCGGACTTCGAGAAGCTCAAGGCGGTCGCCGAGTTGCTCCACACGCTGAACGCGGATGGCAAGATCCTCTCGCTCCACGCCCCGGGCCACGCCGGTCTGGCGGTCGCGCTGGCGAAGATGGCTTTCGGCAACCGCATCGGTTTCGCAGGCACCGTGGAGGACGTGTTGCGCGAGCGCTTCATTTCCTTCCTCATCGAGCACCGCGAGCCGCTGCCTGCCGAACTGGAAGCCCAGGAAATCGGCCGCACCACCGAGGCCGCCGCACTCGCCCTGCCGGGTGAGTCCTATCCGCTCGATGAACTGCTGTCCGCCTGGACCGGCACGCTGGAGCCGATCTACACCACCGCCCGTGAACCGGCCCATCCGGAGGTGGAAACCTTCTTCTCCGCCGCGCGTCCGGCCGCCGTCCACTCGGTGCACTCCGCCGCGAAGCCGAAGGTGTTCATCCCTGCCTTCCCCGGCACCAACAGCGAATACGACTCCGCCCGCGCCTTCAACCAGGCCGGCGGTGATTCGGAGATCCTCGTCTTCCGCAACCTCACCTCACGACACGTCGAGGAGTCGTTGAAGGCCTTCGCCGACAAGATCCGCGAGTCGAACATCCTCATGTTCCCGGGCGGCTTCAGCGCCGGTGACGAGCCCGATGGTTCCGGCAAGTTCATCGCCACCGTGCTGCGCAATCCGCGCGTGGCGGATGCGGTGATGGATCTCATCAAGAACCGCGACGGCCTGATCCTCGGCGTCTGCAACGGCTTCCAAGCGATCATCAAGACCGGCCTCGTCCCCTACGGCGAGATCCGCGATCTGGAGGCGGATGCGCCGACGCTCACCTTCAACGACATCGGCCGCCACATCTCCTGCTACGTCCACACCCGCATCAGCAGCACGCTGTCGCCGTGGCTGGCGAACACGCAGGTCGGCGATCTCCACACCATTCCGGTCTCGCACGGCGAGGGCAAGTTCCTCGCCACCCCTGAAGTGATCGCCGCACTAGCGAAGAACGG